Below is a genomic region from Parageobacillus toebii NBRC 107807.
CAGCTGCTTCGCTTTTTTGGCATTTGTCTCATCGCCATGAGCAACAAACGCATCGTATACATCGATGATTCTTTTGAGCCATGTCGTTAACGATGTTTGTTGAGTAACTGGTCCCATGTTCAAACCCCTCGCCTTAATATCATATACAATCATTTTACTGTATTTACGCACTTTTCCCAATACAAAAAATATAAAAATCCCGTCATCTATTTGACGGGACGAAACGGCAAAAAGCGCGGACGCTTGCCGGCAGCTCAGCAAATAAGTTAGGGACCGTCGCAATTCCACACGTAAACAAGTCAATCGCGACTAAATAAGTTAACTGCTCTGGCGTCAGCTGCAACGCTCCGCCGACTATAAGCGGAACGATGATCGCTCCTGCATACATTGCCAACACATGTTGAATCCCTAGTGAAGCTAATTGGATTGGTTTCATTGGCACATCACCTCTTCAGCAAATTGGACCGTTCCGTCTTGCATGGATGCAACGCGCGCCAGCGACACAACGCGAAATCCGCGTGATCGAAGCAACTGCCCGCCGTCTTGGAACGCTTTTTCAATGACAATGCCGATTCCGGCAACATTGGCTTTCGCCTGCGCGACGATATCTGTCAAACCTAAGGCCGCTTGACCGTTTGCTAAAAAATCATCAATGATCAAAACACGATCTTGATGATGGAGAAACGATTGGGAAACGAAAATTTCCGTTTCTTCTCGTTTGGTAAATGAATACACTTTCGCCGTATACAAATTTTCGGAAAGCGTAACCGGTTTTCGTTTACGCGCCACTAACAACGGGACACCTAATTCATACGCTGTCATCAATGCTGGGCTAATTCCTGATGATTCAAGTGTCAACACCTTTGTAACCCCTTCATGACAAAACGCATTCGCAAACGTTTCACCAATCTTTTTCATCAGTTGCGGATCTACTTGATGATTTAAAAATCGATCTACTTTGTTACCAGGGGAAAAACGATCTCGCCGTCTATCAAAAAATGATTTTCATATGGCAAGGGAACATATCGGAAACTACATCTGATAGGCCGATGTTCACAATATGTTCACATTTCCTCCCTGCCATATGTGAGAAAAATCACTGTTATATCAATTTTTTAAGGTTATTATAGTGTTAAAGTAAGAAATGAACAATTTGTGAACTAGTAAAATACACCTACCATTTTCCAAATGATTTTGTATGATGAAGTTGGGATGATTTTTTGGGAGGAGGTATAGAACGATGGCGAAAACAGAATTACAACAAACCAAAACAAAAGAGCAAGAACCACCTTTAAAAGGCACGCTCGCTTCCGTGTTTTTGCTCGGGTTTTTCATCATTCTCTCATGGGTTAGCGTCTATTTGTTATACTTGCATCGCTTATAAGCTATAAGAGAGGGGATATAGCATGCATATGCACAAATACGAAAAAATTTGGCTTGTGTTCGGAATCGGCGTTCTCTTCGCTTTTTTGGTCATCGTCGGTGTAAGCGCCTTCGCTGAAGGCCAACAGCCGCCAAGCTGTTTGACGACGATCGATCCTGAGAAGGTAGATCAAACGCCGCCATTTGACAAACCTGGATTAGTCAAAACCGGGGATAATGAGTATCAACTTAATATTGTCGTACATGCATTTGCGTTTACACCAAACCAAATTGAAATTCCTAAAGGGGCAAAAGTAACAATTAACGTTACGACAAAAGACGTCATTCATGGTTTTCAAGTACCTGGAACAAACATTAATATGATGGTAGAGCCTGGATATATCAACACACTTACACACACATTTAACAAACCAGGCGAATATACGATCCTTTGCAATGAATATTGCGGTGCTGGTCACCATATGATGACTGGACGAATTAAGGTGGTGGAAAAATGATGGGGGAAATAATGAAAGTAGATCGTCGTGACGCAAAATTAGCTTTAGCGCATATTTATGTCGCGTTTACCGCCCTTGCTTTAGGAGGATTGGCTGGATTATTACAAACGCTGGTGCGCTCCGGAAAATTTAATTTACCAGCAGGCATCAGCTATTATACGATTTTAACGACACACGGTACATTGCTTGGCCTCGTATTAACGACATTCTTTATTATCGGATTTCAATTCGCCGCAATAAGCCGCACGGCCGGAACGTTATCTGATCGCGTCCGCTTTTGGGCTTGGGTTGGCTTTTGGACGATGACGATCGGCACATCGACGACAGTATTTTACATTTTAACCGGTCAGGCTTCAGTCCTCTACACATTCTATGCGCCATTACAAGCACATGCCGGCTTTTATATTGGTTTAACGCTCTTAGTTGTTGGCAGCTGGATCAGCGGCTTTGCGACCTTTGCCCACTATGCGCGTTGGAAAAAACAGCATCCTGGCCAAGCCAGCCCGCTGCTTACCTTTATGTCGGTAACGAATATGGTTTTATGGCTTGTTAGTACGTTAGGCGTCGCCGCAACCGTTTTGTTTCAATTGCTGCCATGGTCGCTCGGCATCGTTGACAAAGTGGACGTTTTAGTCAGCCGGACATTGTTCTGGTATTTCGGGCATCCGCTTGTTTATTTCTGGTTGCTTCCGGCTTACATGGTTTGGTATGTTGCCATTCCAAAAATCATTGGTGGAAAAATTTTCTCTGATTCTTTAGCACGTTTAGCATTTATCTTGTTCCTATTTCTCTCGATTCCTGTCGGATTCCACCATCAATTGCTTGAACCTGGTATTAAGCCGTTTTGGAAATTCATACAAGTTTTCTTAACACTTATGGTAGTCGTTCCATCGCTAATGACGGCATTTGCGATGTTTGCGACATTTGAAGCATACGGACGCTCAAAAGGCGCAACTGGACTATTTGGTTGGCTTCGCAAACTGCCTTGGGGAGATGCGCGCTTTTTCGCGCCGTTTATCGGAATGGTATTCTTCATTCCTGCCGGCGCCGGTGGAATTATTAATGCTTCCCATCAAATGAACCAAGTCGTCCATAATACGATTTGGGTAACGGGGCACTTCCATTTAACGGTTGCGACAACGGTCGTGCTTACATTCTTCGGTGCCGCATACTGGCTCATTCCGCATTTAAGCGGCCGCGTCATGACAAAAGCGATGAACCGTTTAGCGATTATTCAAACGGTGGTATGGACGATCGGCATGTTGTTTATGTCCGGTTCGATGCATTTTGCCGGATTGCTTGGAGCGCCGCGCCGTTCGGCATTTTCCACTTACGGAAACTCACCGCAAGCGCTTGAGTGGATTCCATATCAAATCGCCCAAGCGGTCGGCGGAACGATTTTATTCATCGGTATTATTTTAGTTCTTGTTATTGTCGTCAACTTAGCATTTTTCGCTCCAAAAGGAGAAACAGAGTTTCCTGTCGCTGAAGCGGCAGAACCGCAAGAACGCGTAGCACTTGCTATGGATAACTGGAAACTATGGATTGGTATTACGGTCGCGCTCATTTTGATCGCTTACACAATCCCGTTTGTCGATATGATTCAAAATGCTCCTCCGGGGTCAAAAGGTTATAAATTATGGTAATACAAAATCCCCCCTCCTCTAAAAAGGAGGGAGGATTTTTTTATAGTTGGTAAATTGCTTTATATTTTTCTTCTAAATAACGGATCAAATAGTCGGCATTCAACGCCTCTCCGGTTGCCTCTTGCAAAATTTCCAGCGGCTTTTTCGTCTTCCCAAATCGATGGATTCTCTCTGTCAGCCACTCACGAATCGGCGTTAATTCCCCTTTTTCGAGCAATTCATCGAAATGCGGCAAATCTTTTAGCATCGCGTGCTTAAACTGCGCCGCATACATATAACCGAGCGCATAAGATGGGAAATATCCAAAGCTTCCTCCGGACCAATGCACGTCTTGCAATACGCCAACCGCGTCATTGTCCGGACGGATGCCGAGATATTCTTTATATTTATCGTTCCAAATCTCCGGCAAATCTTTTACTTCGATCGTTCCATTAAACAATCCTTTTTCGATTTCGTAACGAACAATAATATGTAACGGATAAGTTAATTCATCTGCCTCAATCCGAATAAGTGATGGTTTTACTTCATTAATCGCGCGATAAAACGCATCGAGAGATACGCCAGAAAATTGCTCAGGAGCATATTGCTGCAAGCGCGGATAATTTCGTTTCCAATATGAATAATGACGGGCAATAAAGTTTTCATAAAATAACGACTGCGATTCATGAATTCCCATCGATGTACCTGTGCACAGCGGCGTCCCAATCAATGTTTCTGAAATATGCTGTTCATATAAGGCGTGGCCGCATTCATGAATCGTTCCGAATATAGCGGTGCGAAAATCGCGTTCATCATACCGTGTTGTAATCCGGACATCGTTCGGATTGAGGCCAATCGCAAACGGATGAACCGTTTCATCCAACCGGCCTTTCGCAAAATCATAGCCAAGCTCTCGCAACAGCTCCAGACTAAAAGCGCGCTGTTTTTCCTTTGGAAACCGATGGAATAAAAACGACGTTTCCGGCTGATTTGGAGAGGCGGCGACTTCTTGCACAAGCGGAACGATATGTTCACGCAGCTTCCGAAATACTTCGTCTAACACATCCACCGTCATTCCTGGTTCATATAAATCAAGAAGCGTATTGTACGGATTTCCTTTATATCCCCAATACTCAATAAATCGTTTGTTAAATTCTACTAATTTCTCTAAATATGGACGAAACAGGGCAAAATCAGCCGTTGCCTTTGCTTCTTCCCACACGCTTTCCGCTTTTGATTGCAATACAACATATTCTTTATATTCATCTGCTGGGATTTTTTTGTTTCGCTCGTATTCTTTTTTGCATTCTTCTAACGTATAGCGAGTGACTTCCGAAAGCTGTTCATGTTTTGGCGACAATTTAGCGATAAAGGCGGCCATTTCTTCTGACGTGGACATTTTAAACACTTCTTGCGAAAGAATTCCGATGACTTCTGAACGTTGTTCGACTCCTTTTTTCGGGGCGCCCGTCCGCAAATCCCAATACATTAATTGAATCGCTTCATTATAGCTCATCATTTTTTTTACGTATTGTAAAAACTGCTCTTCTATTTTTTTGATCATCTTGTTTCCCCCTGTATCTTTTGTTGCATGATAATATTTCCATGACCAAAAGCGGATTTCCTCTTTTTTGCGATAAAAAATGAGGAAAGAAATTATTCTTCCCTCACTTTTGTCGGCAATACCTCTTTAATTGCTTCAATAACCTTATCATTCTCATCATTTGTCACAAAAATAGAAACGATGCCGCGGTCTTCGCGTGTGCGGATCAAGCGGCCTACTCCTTGACGAAGCCTTAGCAGCATATACGGCACATCGACACCCCAAAATGGATCATCATATGCCTTTCGCTTCGCCTGAAATACCGGATCATTCGGAGGATACGGTAGCGACCAAATAATGACGTTCGATAGTGATGGCCCTGGAATATCCAATCCTTCCCATAAATGTTCTGAGCATAATATCGTTTCTTCATTTGCTTGGAATGTCGCAACAAGCTCACTAATTTCCTGATCTCCTTCAAACAAAAAGGCAAATTGCTTCTCGCCGCTTGCTTGCTCTTTAAATTGCAGCAACTCTTGTCTTGACG
It encodes:
- a CDS encoding cytochrome c oxidase subunit II, which produces MHMHKYEKIWLVFGIGVLFAFLVIVGVSAFAEGQQPPSCLTTIDPEKVDQTPPFDKPGLVKTGDNEYQLNIVVHAFAFTPNQIEIPKGAKVTINVTTKDVIHGFQVPGTNINMMVEPGYINTLTHTFNKPGEYTILCNEYCGAGHHMMTGRIKVVEK
- a CDS encoding carboxypeptidase M32, encoding MIKKIEEQFLQYVKKMMSYNEAIQLMYWDLRTGAPKKGVEQRSEVIGILSQEVFKMSTSEEMAAFIAKLSPKHEQLSEVTRYTLEECKKEYERNKKIPADEYKEYVVLQSKAESVWEEAKATADFALFRPYLEKLVEFNKRFIEYWGYKGNPYNTLLDLYEPGMTVDVLDEVFRKLREHIVPLVQEVAASPNQPETSFLFHRFPKEKQRAFSLELLRELGYDFAKGRLDETVHPFAIGLNPNDVRITTRYDERDFRTAIFGTIHECGHALYEQHISETLIGTPLCTGTSMGIHESQSLFYENFIARHYSYWKRNYPRLQQYAPEQFSGVSLDAFYRAINEVKPSLIRIEADELTYPLHIIVRYEIEKGLFNGTIEVKDLPEIWNDKYKEYLGIRPDNDAVGVLQDVHWSGGSFGYFPSYALGYMYAAQFKHAMLKDLPHFDELLEKGELTPIREWLTERIHRFGKTKKPLEILQEATGEALNADYLIRYLEEKYKAIYQL
- a CDS encoding cytochrome c oxidase subunit 2A; protein product: MAKTELQQTKTKEQEPPLKGTLASVFLLGFFIILSWVSVYLLYLHRL
- a CDS encoding b(o/a)3-type cytochrome-c oxidase subunit 1, whose protein sequence is MMGEIMKVDRRDAKLALAHIYVAFTALALGGLAGLLQTLVRSGKFNLPAGISYYTILTTHGTLLGLVLTTFFIIGFQFAAISRTAGTLSDRVRFWAWVGFWTMTIGTSTTVFYILTGQASVLYTFYAPLQAHAGFYIGLTLLVVGSWISGFATFAHYARWKKQHPGQASPLLTFMSVTNMVLWLVSTLGVAATVLFQLLPWSLGIVDKVDVLVSRTLFWYFGHPLVYFWLLPAYMVWYVAIPKIIGGKIFSDSLARLAFILFLFLSIPVGFHHQLLEPGIKPFWKFIQVFLTLMVVVPSLMTAFAMFATFEAYGRSKGATGLFGWLRKLPWGDARFFAPFIGMVFFIPAGAGGIINASHQMNQVVHNTIWVTGHFHLTVATTVVLTFFGAAYWLIPHLSGRVMTKAMNRLAIIQTVVWTIGMLFMSGSMHFAGLLGAPRRSAFSTYGNSPQALEWIPYQIAQAVGGTILFIGIILVLVIVVNLAFFAPKGETEFPVAEAAEPQERVALAMDNWKLWIGITVALILIAYTIPFVDMIQNAPPGSKGYKLW